One window of Trifolium pratense cultivar HEN17-A07 linkage group LG5, ARS_RC_1.1, whole genome shotgun sequence genomic DNA carries:
- the LOC123884323 gene encoding MDIS1-interacting receptor like kinase 2-like — MMKPLINFKTILILFFFISLHNHLQAYDPGFPLVGTTATQYNIPTNIALQETGDDDASSELDALLTWKGSLDKQSQHMLASWQPNHPPCGGNWSGISCNEAQRVETIYLDSYGLRGTLHDFTFSSFKHLTEISLGNNSLYGTIPSNISMLSKLVYLDLQYNNFSGSIPLSTCLLTNLEILSLYHNNISGTIPKQIGNSLVKLTFLDLSRNTLTGVVPDSIGNLTELITLTLSYNQLFGFIPSSIGNLIKLEKLQLYGNQLNGSIPQSIGRLTSLVILGLSINNLSGPIPSSIGNLVKLETLYLYENELSGSIPNTIGRLTSLVDLEISVNNLSGPIPSSIGNLVKLQILYLNQNQLSGSIPSSFGSLVELEKLQLDLNQLSGSVPKQFNNLIHFKHLQLSNNNLSGSLPDNICLGGQLTNFAANQNQFTGRLPMSLKNCTTLKRVRVEMNQLSGDLSIDLGGIYPHLNYIDLSHNNFYGTLPSKWGQCKNLTSLKISNNKVGGRLPENLGEASQIHMLDLGSNKLLGEIPISIFRNMTSLFNLNLEGNMLSGVIPNEIRMLSELSSLNLGSNNLSGVIPRDIGECRNLQILNLSSNSFGANIPSQIGNIRSLQNLDLSHNQLSGEVPQEFGKLVVLETLRLSNNNISGLLPSTLENCVSLTSIDISNNELEGPLPNILAFRNATSDLVKNNKGLCGRDIDGLTPCFSKNQRKKSSKKVVILIAVFVGIFVVIVVLVGIFMCARKGKKTMKITEVINPIDDLLSIWSFDGKMVYENIIEATGDFNSQYCIGQGGYGSVYRAELSTGQVVAVKRLHNSEDVLRSSKIEKSFISEIQALTEMRHRHIVRLLGFCSHVRNSFLVYQFVDGSNLSNILMNHEKVQNFKWINRFNVVKGVADALSYMHHEVSPSLIHRDISSKNIMLDENFEAHVTDFGTARFLSHNSSYQTSFAGTFGYTAPELAYTEEVNEKCDVYSFGVLTLEVVMGMHPGDLILSSILSSSATSLTILLKDVIDQRVSPPVMDEIDKVILMTKLAFACLQQNPQSRPTMHDVSNQLAAKLKPNKAAGVEFSSIKIGELLPIGCLFHV; from the exons atgatGAAACCTTTGATCAACTTCAAAACCATACTAATCCTCTTCTTTTTCATCTCCCTCCATAACCACCTTCAAGCCTATGATCCTGGATTTCCACTTGTGGGGACCACCGCCACCCAATATAATATTCCAACCAACATTGCACTCCAAGAGACAG GTGATGATGATGCTAGTAGTGAGCTTGATGCTCTACTAACCTGGAAAGGTAGCCTGGACAAACAAAGCCAACATATGTTGGCTTCATGGCAACCAAATCACCCTCCTTGCGGCGGCAATTGGTCTGGAATTTCATGTAATGAAGCTCAAAGAGTCGAAACTATATATCTTGATAGTTATGGTTTAAGAGGTACACTTCATGATTTCACCTTCTCATCCTTTAAACATCTCACAGAAATCTCCCTTGGTAATAATTCACTGTATGGAACAATTCCCTCTAACATAAGCATGTTATCCAAACTAGTCTACCTTGATTTACAATATAACAATTTCTCTGGATCAATCCCACTTTCCACATGCTTACTAACCAACCTAGAAATTCTTAGCCTCTACCATAACAATATTTCTGGCACTATCCCTAAACAAATCGGCAACAGCCTTGTCAAACTGACTTTTCTCGATTTGAGTCGAAACACCCTAACAGGTGTAGTCCCGGATTCTATTGGGAATTTAACGGAATTAATAACCCTTACACTTTCCTACAATCAACTATTTGGATTTATTCCTTCGTCGATTGGAAACTTGATTAAACTAGAAAAGCTTCAACTATATGGCAATCAACTTAATGGTTCAATTCCTCAAAGTATTGGTAGGCTGACATCTTTGGTTATTCTTGGATTATCAATCAACAATTTGAGTGGTCCGATACCTTCTTCCATCGGCAATTTAGTGAAACTCGAAACCTTATATTTGTATGAAAATGAGTTATCTGGTTCAATTCCTAACACTATTGGTAGGCTAACATCTTTAGTTGATCTTGAAATATCAGTTAACAATTTGAGTGGTCCGATACCTTCTTCCATCGGCAATTTAGTGAAATTACAGATCTTATAcctaaatcaaaatcaattatctGGTTCAATACCCTCTTCCTTTGGAAGTTTAGTGGAATTGGAGAAATTACAGTTAGATCTTAATCAATTATCTGGTTCAGTCCCCAAACAATTCAATAACTTGATACATTTTAAACATTTGCAACTTAGTAATAACAATCTTTCTGGTTCTTTACCGGATAACATATGTCTCGGTGGACAACTTACTAACTTTGCTGcaaaccaaaatcaatttaccGGAAGACTGCCTATGAGCTTGAAAAATTGTACTACTCTCAAAAGAGTTCGCGTTGAAATGAACCAATTATCCGGAGACTTGTCGATAGACCTTGGAGGAATATATCCTCACTTGAATTACATTGATCTAAGTCATAATAACTTTTATGGAACACTACCATCTAAGTGGGGACAATGTAAAAATCTAACAAGCTTGAAGATCTCAAACAACAAAGTTGGTGGGAGATTACCTGAAAATCTTGGAGAAGCTTCTCAAATTCATATGCTTGATCTTGGTTCGAATAAATTGTTAGGGGAAATTCCAATTTCTATTTTCAGAAATATGACTTCTTTATTCAATCTTAACTTAGAAGGCAACATGTTGTCTGGAGTTATTCCGAACGAAATTAGAATGCTCTCTGAGCTTTCTTCTCTCAACCTAGGATCAAACAATTTGAGTGGCGTAATTCCTCGAGATATTGGAGAGTGTAGAAACCTCCAGATATTGAATCTGAGTTCTAACTCTTTTGGTGCAAATATTCCCTCACAAATAGGAAATATACGCTCGCTTCAAAATCTTGATTTGAGTCATAATCAGTTGAGTGGTGAAGTTCCTCAAGAATTCGGGAAACTTGTTGTTTTAGAAACTCTAAGGCTTTCTAACAATAACATATCAGGTCTTTTGCCATCTACTCTTGAGAATTGTGTAAGTTTGACATCAATAGATATATCAAATAATGAGTTAGAAGGTCCATTGCCTAATATTCTAGCTTTTCGAAATGCTACATCCGATTTGGTGAAGAATAATAAAGGTCTTTGTGGACGAGATATTGATGGTCTAACTCcatgtttttcaaaaaatcaAAGGAAGAAAAGCTCAAAAAAAGTCGTGATATTGATCGCAGTGTTCGTAGGAATCTTTGTTGTGATTGTCGTCCTAGTTGGAATTTTTATGTGTGCCCGAAAAGGgaaaaaaactatgaaaattACGGAGGTGATTAATCCAATAGATGATTTGCTTTCAATTTGGAGCTTTGATGGGAAAATGGTCTATGAGAATATTATTGAAGCAACTGGAGACTTCAATTCTCAATATTGCATCGGGCAGGGAGGATATGGAAGTGTTTATAGGGCCGAGTTATCAACTGGTCAAGTTGTTGCAGTGAAAAGACTCCACAACTCAGAAGATGTTTTGAGGTCGTCTAAAATAGAGAAAAGCTTCATATCTGAAATTCAAGCACTAACTGAAATGCGACACCGTCACATTGTGAGGCTATTAGGATTTTGTTCACATGTTAGGAACTCATTTTTGGTTTATCAGTTTGTGGATGGAAGCAACCTTTCAAATATCTTGATGAATCATGAAAAAGTTCAAAACTTCAAATGGATTAATAGATTCAATGTTGTTAAAGGAGTGGCAGATGCATTATCCTACATGCATCATGAAGTATCACCTTCCTTGATTCACAGAGACATATCAAGCAAGAATATCATGTTAGATGAGAATTTTGAAGCTCATGTAACAGACTTTGGCACTGCAAGATTCTTGAGTCACAATTCATCTTATCAGACTTCATTTGCCGGAACATTCGGATACACAGCTCCAG AACTTGCTTATACTGAGGAGGTAAACGAGAAGTGTGATGTGTACAGTTTCGGGGTGCTAACATTAGAAGTGGTGATGGGGATGCATCCAGGTGATCTAATCTTATCGTCGATATTATCATCATCCGCCACTTCTTTGACGATTTTGCTAAAAGATGTAATCGACCAACGTGTTTCACCTCCTGTCATGGATGAGATAGACAAGGTAATTCTCATGACAAAGTTGGCATTTGCTTGTCTGCAACAAAATCCTCAATCTCGCCCGACAATGCATGATGTTTCTAATCAACTAGCAGCAAAATTGAAGCCAAACAAAGCTGCAGGGGTCGAGTTTTCATCCATCAAAATTGGTGAACTGCTTCCAATCGGGTGTTTGTTCCATGTTTAG
- the LOC123883152 gene encoding probable plastidic glucose transporter 2 — protein MWGHHRENSFMYKRTPSRDNSNMEEDVEENSDLLDISMDKETSNPSWKLSLPHVLVATISSFLFGYHLGVVNEPLESISVDLGFNGNTLAEGLVVSICLGGALFGCLLSGWIADAVGRRRAFQLCALPMIIGASMSAATNNLFGMLVGRLFVGTGLGLGPPVAALYVTEVSPAFVRGTYGALIQIATCFGILGSLFIGIPVKEISGWWRVCFWVSTIPAAILALAMVFCAESPHWLYKQGRTAEAEVEFERLLGVSEAKFAMSQLSKVDRGDDTDTVKFSELLHGHHSKVVFIGSTLFALQQLSGINAVFYFSSTVFKSAGVPSDFANVCIGIANLTGSIISTGLMDKLGRKVLLFWSFFGMAISMIIQAAGASSLLPNVGALYLSVGGMLLFVFTFALGAGPVPGLLLTEIFPSRIRAKAMAFCMSVHWVINFFVGLLFLRLLEKLGPQLLYSMFATFCIMAVVFVKRNVVETKGKSLQEIEIALLPQE, from the exons ATGTGGGGGCATCACCGTGAAAATTCCTTTATGTACAAACGCACTCCTTCAAGAGATAATTCAAACATGGAAGAAGACGTGGAAGAAAACTCAG ATCTTTTGGACATTTCCATGGATAAGGAAACCTCAAATCCTTCATGGAAGCTTTCTTTACCACACGTACTTGTGGCAACCATTTCTTCATTCCTATTTGGATACCATCTCGG AGTAGTTAATGAACCACTGGAGAGCATTTCTGTGGATCTTGGATTCAATGGAAATACCTTGGCAGAag GTCTGGTGGTGAGCATATGTCTCGGTGGTGCCTTGTTTGGATGTTTACTTAGTGGCTGGATTGCTGATGCGGTAGGGCGACGCAGGGCTTTCCAGTTGTGTGCTTTGCCAATGATAATTGGTGCTTCAATGAG TGCAGCAACAAACAACTTGTTTGGGATGCTTGTAGGAAGGTTATTTGTTGGGACTGGCCTGGGCTTGGGCCCTCCTGTTGCTGCTCTGTATGTGACAGAG GTTTCTCCCGCTTTTGTGCGTGGTACCTATGGGGCCTTAATCCAGATTGCAACTTGCTTTGGTATATTGGGCTCATTATTTATTGGAATCCCTGTCAAAGAAATTTCTGGATG GTGGCGTGTTTGTTTCTGGGTATCTACCATACCTGCAGCTATACTTGCTCTTGCTATGGTCTTCTGTGCAGAGAGTCCACATTGGTTATACAAG CAAGGAAGAACTGCTGAAGCAGAAGTTGAGTTTGAAAGGCTTCTTGGTGTATCCGAAGCAAAATTTGCGATGTCACAGTTATCCAAGGTAGATAGAGGAGACGATACTGATACTGTGAAGTTCTCTGAATTGCTTCATGGTCATCATTCTAAAg TTGTTTTTATTGGATCAACCCTATTTGCTTTACAACAGCTATCTGGTATAAACGCTGTGTTTTATTTCTCTTCAACTGTTTTTAAAAGTGCTGGAGTGCCATCGGATTTTGCAAATGTCTGCATAGGAATTGCAAATTTGACAG GATCTATCATTTCGACGGGTTTGATGGATAAACTTGGAAGGAAGGTTCTACTCTTTTGGAGTTTCTTTGGCATG GCGATATCAATGATCATTCAAGCTGCAGGAGCAAGTTCACTTTTGCCAAATGTGGGAGCTCTATACTTATCTGTTGGTGGCATGCTACT GTTCGTCTTTACGTTCGCTCTCGGAGCTGGCCCGGTTCCAGGTTTACTTCTAACCGAAATCTTTCCTAGTCGAATCAGAGCCAAAGCCATGGCATTCTGTATGTCCGTGCATTGG GTCATAAATTTCTTTGTTGGGTTACTGTTCTTGCGTTTACTGGAGAAACTTGGTCCGCAACTTCTTTACTCAATGTTTGCTACATTCTGTATCATGGCAGTAGTTTTTGTAAAAAGAAACGTGGTGGAAACCAAAGGAAAATCACTTCAAGAAATTGAAATCGCACTTCTTCCCCAAGAATAG